ttggtgcttcgcaactatgaaagcttttgcgtggccagaaagtcaccccgaTGCGACGCACAactcccaacctggagggccagatcttaAGTATAACtacaaggatggggagccggataaaaccactTCTTACAGGCcagggctccgaataagtcgaagaagccctataaggtgttcactaagtagttcaaccttactggaactgtagacgccaccgttgattccatctcgggaattcatccgctgccgtctggataaggagaggtgccttagtggaaacaagTATTTTTAGTATCGAATTTAATCAGAATTAATATGGTtttcgataagtttttttttacaacaaccGCGGACACTATCAGCGATTAAGCAGTTTTTTACTAAATTCGCATTTGTCATAACGTTAACGTATTTAAGTTACATCTATAAGAAGAATATATGTGACCCGCGTTTTACACTAATAGGAGGATTTAACTGTAAAGTAAATTAAGTGCTGGGTAACTACTCataactttaattttacaatGCAAAAATAAGaccctaaaaacaaaaatcgttgacttagtttatttcttttcttgaatgtatatttttcaatttcgaaTTTGAAATGTGCTTGGAAACTTAACCTTAACctaattttaatagaaaaaaaaacaaacctagaacgcatacaaaatttaaattgtactaGAACAGTTTGTTTTTCGCGCCTTATGCAATCAgctgtattgttttgtttgagttttttaaactttaaatgtaaaattttgttttttgtttacgtttgcggtttttttaattttgatgtatatattgcaaaaaattcaactataaattttgtttcattgttttaattgatttatgttattttattattcgtattatttaaaaatcctcCTCTTTGAAACAAAACTTCCTACTCCAATCTTCGGCCATAACGTTTGATTTTGTAAGCATTAAGAACCCTGATGTTGGCGATAAGATACTTGCACTGAAAAAGAAATTCTTCTCATCCTTTTCAAAGTGCTTACAAATTCAAGTTTACTCATTTCAATCTTAGTTAAATTTGCAAtggattttgatttatttgaagtagaAGATGATGATATATTTTCTTCCCTCTGCATTGCTCCAACACGTAAGACACCTATTTTTTAGCTCGTGCATCGTCACTTTAtacaaattgtatgtatttgtagAAGAACCGAACCTGGCCAACAATCCTATTCCGGAGTTTAATTGTAGCGGTGAGGATACGACTAATGGACAGTTCTCGAGTGAttcctttattaaaaatttatttgcattgaATCAAAAAAATCCTGCAATCGATGAAATTTCCCTGACTTCCTATGGCTTTACATATTTATCAATACAAACGACCTTAGTAATGGACCATGTAGCTGAACATGTAAGGTAAACAACAGTTCTGTCCTCTTCAAATGCAATTTGGGTTCAAAATTTATGTTTTCCATTTGAAGAATGTCAATTCAACATTTAATGGCAAGCCTCAAGAATCCCATTGAAACGGATGATGGTCTATCGTATTATCAAAGGAGGCGCCAAGTTACCTTGTTCTACCATTTAATCCTTGCCAGGAGTTCAGAAATGAGTTGGTCAAATTTGGTACAGCATTTATATAACTTAAGGCTCTTGCTCAATCGGATAACAAATAGAGAAGTCTTGAAAATGATTTACATTGCTAGCAGTTGTAAAGGAAATGAGGTAATTATAAGACGTTTTCTGAACTATAATACCTAATtgttaattatatatatttcaaaagactAACACCCCAGCTTACCATTTTCTCCATGGATGTCTTGAATGGAGACTGTTggatctttttattttacaaaaatctcCCATGCAAATAGCGTCAGCGTTTGATGGTAATTCAAATGGAGAGGTTTGTAGTTTCATCCAAAATAATATAAGGGAcgaatatgtaaaaaaaaatgtatttactttCAGAGTTCGACCATGTCATCGTTTCAAACCCAATTGGAAAGAGTTCTAGATGATCTTATAACCttgtctatatttttgtttaaaaaggtaACCTCATAATTTTTCTATAACTCATCTAAAACAGCATTTTACCGTTATTTTCCTTTGatcatttcagaaaaaaactacAGAATTAATGTTTTCATCACCATTTCCTTGCACTTGTATCAAAGAATGTtggttggttttacagatatcaattgaaaaatggcaaattGAACCCTTCTGGAAGATTTTTAACCGAGCTttggagaaaattaaaaacaattcagGTAGGTTCAATATCTTTGATAGTCAGCATATATAttaattcaattatataaacaaaaaataaaacaaatttttgcctAAAGATACTTTTGGTTTAGCGGTACAAAATGTTGCTGAGTTTTCAATTTGGATGATAAAAGCTCTATTGAGGCTACAGGGCTATCGTTCGAATGGTGTTTTTGAGGGTCCACACTATCCAAGGGTCACAGAAAACTATGAAGAACTTGAGAGTATAGTACAATCATTTTTCAACTCAAATCCAAATGAAGAACAAACTCggatatttatttgtatattaatgCCTGTAATTTTAGAATGGTTAGAATTTAACACGGTTTTAGACAGCAAGTTGTATATTAatcagattttatttaaatttaaggtgGAAGCCAAAAGTAAACATTCCAATGATATTATGGGAACATTTTCATAAGAAACTCAATTcgtcattttttatttctggatCGGCACCATCAGATTTGGCTGTCTCAAGGTATATTTTATTGACAATTTagtaaattcataaataaaacagtAGTATCAGTGGCGTTATGGTAAGTGCGTTGAATgtaatgccagaggtctttggTTTAATTCCTGcctgcaaggaattgacaaatcctccaaaagtaattcttgccataaaAAAAGTCTTTCTTACTAGCCGTAaggattcgacttaaaactgttggttaaataataaaaaatgtcttaGTTTCAAATCCACAattaactacttttttgttttctaattttaatgaaaGATTATATCGTAATTtgttatcaatttaaaactaattttgtttagcaTTTCTGGAAAAGGATATCTCGACAAAACTCGTTCTCTCCTAAGCCAATGTGTCCCTGATGCGAATCTTTCTAGTTTTTCTCTTTTCACAATTATACTTGGCAAGACTATCGAAAGTTTAAACCAAAGCGAACAATTGAATCAAACTCAAAAACTCCTTGGtagaatttattcaaaattcagcTTGGCTAAGTTCTTGGCACTGAACGAAACTGGAATTCATCATTTGATTGAGTTGTTTTTGTCTCTGGCTTTGAGTGGTGATTTTAATGATATCGTATGTACCCTCTACATGTtgacatattatttttgtttataataagtcTTAAATTCTAGGCACCCAAACTACGTGAAAAACTGTTATCGATTTCGTTGGATAAAGTAGTGGTAAACCGGCAAATAGCAGTTGTTAAAGGACATGTTGCATTACTAATACTCTTCTCCGAAAAACAATGCAACATTTCCGATTATGCTACAAAACTGATACAACAGTTGGGAAGAATAAGAAACGATGTGGCAGTATCGAAGATAATCGCCGATGGACTTTtggatatatttaaaaatgcagaAGATTTCGATAAGGGCGAACAAGTTTTAATTGGTAAGATAAATCTTAAAGACTATCtttgttgtttataaatataaattggttTGTTTATAAGATTCTTGGATTCCGAATTTCTTAAATACGTGTACCCCAGCCGAACAAGAACGTTCTCTTGAAGCTCtgcatttgatttttgagaaaattaataaaaattcactTCTTATTTCTGGACGCGACCAGCTTGGCAATGTTCAATCTCTAATCAAGTCTTTGAATATTCACATCTTGCCCTatgtaaaacaacattttatgaTTAGTTTTTCAACATGGATACCAAGATTAGCGGCAGACTTTTGCATAATGACAACATCCAATGAGCAAGTTGGcttccaaaaaaattacaaattcttTATCGATGCCGTGACTTCTAATCGACAGtgagttcaatttaaaaaagtcaaaactgTTTGGAtttcctatttttattatttttgttagagCGGTTCCTAAGTTTCTTCTGACGATCTTAGGATCAGAAAAATCAAGTCTTGTGGACACTACAACAATCATTCAAGTTTGGTTAAGAAGTCTGATTCAACTTTCAGCTAATAATGaggtaaaattatttgtttttcaaagaaatttgtaaattttctcATGGTTTAATTTTCAAGGACGTAGTAAACCTTACCAGGATTGTGTCTGGCTTTGAGGAATTTCATTACGTAACTGAAATTACAGACGGAGAGGCACTGAGGTCGAAGGAACCGCTTTGTGTATTTGTTTCAGCTGTAGGAAAGTCCTTCGATTCATGTACAGATCCACAACGGAAACGAGCTATAAGCGACAAGTTTAACTCCTATTTGAGTTCATTTGAAAAATGGGTTCCAGATAAGAATGAAAAGTCTGAGGTGATGTTTAGATTTTACAGTTTTATTGCGATTGTTGTATACAATTGCGCTAATATTGTCTACGCACGGGTAAGTAGATCGAACTTTATTAACATGGACACATAAAAATCGTTTGTATTTTCAGTCAAAAATATCGTGTTTCTTCCATGTGGCCATAACACGTTTCATCCTCCCAACAACAATTCAAATGGGAAAGCCACCGGAAGGTAAACTGGATCATGTTATCCATAAAGTATGGCCAGTTGTTGTTCAGGGTATTGGAAGGTTAAACTTCCGCAGTGATCCATACGTTACCAAGACTCTTAACGATCTAGTGGCTAAATGGACCCCACACTTTAAAATCGTATGTCTGTCGTTTTActtgttaattattattatattttacctATTCTATTAGTCGACCAACTCCAAAATAGTCGCACGTCCATTTGTGGCTTGTTTGAATGGTGAAAACGATAATTTATCACTTTTTATATTCGAGAAGCTGACGTCATTGTTTTTGGTCGCACAACGGAGACAAGCAGATCCTAATGCTTGTTTGgtaataacaatttttcaagaagtTGTTGAAGCGGTCGAAAGTGATGAGAACAAAATGCTTGTAGTTTTGAAAGCCAGTTGCCTAACTGTTCTTGAGCATGTGATGATGGTGGATGAGATTATACCAAGTCATGGATTGATATTGGATCTCCTGAGAAAGATTGTCAAGAGTAGTTCTTTTGAGAAGTCGATTTCCATTAGGTTAGTTTGTAAAGATAATTTTCTTTTCGTTATACTTAGGAAAAACTGTGCTTTTTTTCCTTGTTAGATCACTTATCGCTGAACATCTGAGAATAATTGCCAAGCGGCATCTAGCTTACTACACGTTCTTCTATTTTGAACTATTAatgaaaattgttaatatttgcTGCCCTCTAGTTGAGGATATAATGGACTATTTACTTAAAGAAATTTCAATTGTAGAAGCAAAACGAGGTGGTGGTGAGGATAATCGAATAAGGTAAGAAAAAGTACataaccaatattttattttttacttattgctttgattattatttattgaagaacTTGTGTTGAAAAACTCAAAGGAGCAATTATGGCTGCAAGCAGAagatgacaa
This window of the Eupeodes corollae chromosome 3, idEupCoro1.1, whole genome shotgun sequence genome carries:
- the LOC129952484 gene encoding protein MMS22-like → MDFDLFEVEDDDIFSSLCIAPTQEPNLANNPIPEFNCSGEDTTNGQFSSDSFIKNLFALNQKNPAIDEISLTSYGFTYLSIQTTLVMDHVAEHVRMSIQHLMASLKNPIETDDGLSYYQRRRQVTLFYHLILARSSEMSWSNLVQHLYNLRLLLNRITNREVLKMIYIASSCKGNETNTPAYHFLHGCLEWRLLDLFILQKSPMQIASAFDGNSNGESSTMSSFQTQLERVLDDLITLSIFLFKKKKTTELMFSSPFPCTCIKECWLVLQISIEKWQIEPFWKIFNRALEKIKNNSDTFGLAVQNVAEFSIWMIKALLRLQGYRSNGVFEGPHYPRVTENYEELESIVQSFFNSNPNEEQTRIFICILMPVILEWWKPKVNIPMILWEHFHKKLNSSFFISGSAPSDLAVSSISGKGYLDKTRSLLSQCVPDANLSSFSLFTIILGKTIESLNQSEQLNQTQKLLGRIYSKFSLAKFLALNETGIHHLIELFLSLALSGDFNDIAPKLREKLLSISLDKVVVNRQIAVVKGHVALLILFSEKQCNISDYATKLIQQLGRIRNDVAVSKIIADGLLDIFKNAEDFDKGEQVLIDSWIPNFLNTCTPAEQERSLEALHLIFEKINKNSLLISGRDQLGNVQSLIKSLNIHILPYVKQHFMISFSTWIPRLAADFCIMTTSNEQVGFQKNYKFFIDAVTSNRQAVPKFLLTILGSEKSSLVDTTTIIQVWLRSLIQLSANNEDVVNLTRIVSGFEEFHYVTEITDGEALRSKEPLCVFVSAVGKSFDSCTDPQRKRAISDKFNSYLSSFEKWVPDKNEKSEVMFRFYSFIAIVVYNCANIVYARSKISCFFHVAITRFILPTTIQMGKPPEGKLDHVIHKVWPVVVQGIGRLNFRSDPYVTKTLNDLVAKWTPHFKISTNSKIVARPFVACLNGENDNLSLFIFEKLTSLFLVAQRRQADPNACLVITIFQEVVEAVESDENKMLVVLKASCLTVLEHVMMVDEIIPSHGLILDLLRKIVKSSSFEKSISIRSLIAEHLRIIAKRHLAYYTFFYFELLMKIVNICCPLVEDIMDYLLKEISIVEAKRGGGEDNRIRTCVEKLKGAIMAASRR